One segment of Triticum aestivum cultivar Chinese Spring chromosome 2A, IWGSC CS RefSeq v2.1, whole genome shotgun sequence DNA contains the following:
- the LOC123187682 gene encoding magnesium-chelatase subunit ChlH, chloroplastic — protein MSSLVSAPFATATGARKKARAPAPLHSFLLAGRRGRRAAAATIRCAVAGNGLFTQTNPDVRRVVPAERGLPRVRVVYVVLEAQYQSSVTAAVMQLNADPRRAAEFEVVGYLVEELRDVDTYAAFCDDVAVANVFIGSLIFVEELALKVRDAVAAHRDRMDAVLVFPSMPEVMRLNKLGSFSMAQLGQSKSPFFQLFKRNKKDSSGFADSMLKLVRTLPKVLKYLPSDKAQDARLYILSLQFWLGGSPDNLQNFLKMIAVSYVPALKGADIKYSDPVLFLDTGIWHPLAPAMFDDVKEYLNWYGTRRDANDRLKNPEAPVIGLVLQRSHIVTGDDGHYVAVIMELEARGAKVIPIFAGGLDFSGPIERYLVDPITKKPFVNAVVSLTGFALVGGPARQDHPKAIASLMKLDVPYIVALPLVFQTTEEWLNSTLGLHPIQVALQVALPELDGGMEPIVFAGRDPRSGKSHALHKRVEQLCTRAIRWAELKRKTKMDKKLAITVFSFPPDKGNVGTAAYLNVFSSIYSVLKDLKKDGYNVEGLPETPEELIEEVIHDKEAQFNSPNLNVVYRMNVREYQALTPYANMLEENWGKPPGHLNSDGENLLVYGKQYGNIFIGVQPTFGYEGDPMRLLFSKSASPHHGFAAYYTFVEKIFKADAVLHFGTHGSLEFMPGKQVGMSDACFPDSLIGNIPNIYYYAANNPSEATVAKRRSYANTISYLTPPAENAGLYKGLKQLSELIASYQSLKDTGRGNQIVSSIISTAKQCNLDKDVDLPDEGEELPANERDLVVGKVYGKLMEIESRLLPCGLHVIGEPPTAVEAVATLVNIAALDRPEENIFSLPGILAATVGRTIEDVYRGSDKGILADVELLKQITEASRGAVGAFVEKTTNSKGQVVDVTNKLSSILGFSLSEPWVEYLSQTKFIRADRDKLRTLFGFLGECLKLIVADNELGALKTALEGSYVEPGPGGDPIRNPKVLPTGKNIHALDPQSIPTAAAMKSAKIVVERLLERQKADNGGKYPETIALVLWGTDNIKTYGESLAQVMWMLGVEPVTDGLGRVNRVEPVSIEELGRPRIDVVVNCSGVFRDLFINQMNLLDRAVKMVAELDEPIEMNYVRKHAQEQAEELGVSVREAATRIFSNASGSYSSNVNLAVENASWTDEKQLQDMYLSRKSFAFDSDAPGVGMLEKRKTFELALATADATFQNLDSSEISLTDVSHYFDSDPTKLVQGLRKDGRAPSSYIADTTTANAQVRTLSETVRLDARTKLLNPRWYEGMMKSGYEGVREIEKRLTNTVGWSATSGQVDNWVYEEANTTFIEDEEMRKRLMDTNPNSFRKLLQTFLEANGRGYWETSEDNLERLRELYSEVEDKIEGIDR, from the exons ATGTCGTCGCTGGTGTCCGCGCCGTTCGCCACGGCCACCGGGGCGCGGAAGAAGGCGCGCGCGCCCGCGCCGCTGCACTCGTTCCTGCTCGCcggccggcgggggcggcgcgcggcggcggcgacgatacGGTGCGCCGTGGCCGGGAACGGGCTGTTCACGCAGACCAACCCGGACGTGCGCCGCGTGGTGCCGGCGGAGCGCGGCCTGCCGCGGGTCAGGGTGGTCTACGTCGTGCTGGAGGCGCAGTACCAGTCCTCGGTCACCGCGGCGGTGATGCAGCTCAACGCcgacccgcgccgcgccgccgagtTCGAGGTGGTGGGGTACCTGGTGGAGGAGCTGCGGGACGTGGACACGTACGCCGCCTTCTGCGACGACGTGGCCGTCGCCAACGTCTTCATCGGCTCGCTCATCTTCGTGGAGGAGCTGGCGCTCAAGGTGCGGGACGCCGTGGCGGCGCACCGGGACCGGATGGACGCCGTGCTCGTCTTCCCGTCCATGCCGGAGGTGATGCGGCTCAACAAGCTGGGGTCCTTCAGCATGGCGCAGCTGGGCCAGTCCAAGAGCCCCTTCTTCCAGCTCTTCAAGCGCAACAAGAAGGACTCGAGCGGCTTCGCCGACAGCATGCTCAAGCTGGTGCGCACGCTGCCCAAGGTGCTCAAGTACCTGCCCTCCGACAAGGCGCAGGACGCGCGCCTCTACATCCTCAGCCTCCAGTTCTGGCTCGGCGGCTCGCCGGACAACCTCCAGAACTTCCTCAAGATGATCGCCGTCTCCTACGTGCCGGCGCTCAAGGGCGCCGACATCAAGTACAGCGACCCCGTGCTCTTCCTCGACACCGGCATCTGGCACCCGCTCGCGCCCGCCATGTTCGACGACGTCAAGGAGTACCTCAACTGGTACGGCACCCGCCGCGACGCCAACGACAGGCTCAAGAACCCCGAGGCGCCCGTCATCGGCCTCGTCCTCCAGCGGAGCCACATTGTCACCGGCGACGACGGCCACTACGTCGCCGTGATCATGGAGCTCGAGGCCAGGGGCGCCAAGGTCATCCCCATCTTCGCCGGCGGGCTCGACTTCTCGGGCCCCATCGAGCGCTACCTCGTCGACCCAATCACCAAGAAGCCGTTCGTGAACGCCGTGGTGTCGCTCACCGGGTTCGCGCTCGTCGGCGGGCCGGCCAGGCAGGACCACCCCAAGGCCATCGCGTCGCTGATGAAGCTCGACGTGCCCTACATCGTCGCGCTGCCGCTCGTGTTCCAGACCACGGAGGAGTGGCTCAACAGCACCTTGGGCCTTCACCCCATCCAGGTCGCGCTGCAGGTCGCGCTTCCGGAGCTCGACGGCGGCATGGAGCCCATCGTGTTCGCCGGCCGGGACCCGAGATCAG GGAAGTCGCATGCATTGCACAAGAGGGTGGAGCAGCTCTGCACCAGAGCAATCAGATGGGCAGAACTCAAGAGGAAAACTAAG ATGGACAAGAAACTAGCCATCACCGTTTTCAGCTTCCCACCAGACAAGGGCAATGTTGGCACTGCAGCATACCTGAATGTCTTCAGCTCCATCTATTCTGTCCTCAAGGACCTCAAGAAGGATGGCTACAATGTCGAGGGCCTTCCAGAGACACCTGAAGAACTCATTGAGGAGGTTATTCATGATAAGGAGGCCCAGTTCAACAGCCCCAACCTCAATGTTGTTTACCGCATGAATGTGCGGGAGTACCAAGCACTCACCCCCTACGCCAACATGCTGGAGGAGAACTGGGGCAAGCCACCTGGGCATCTCAACTCTGATGGTGAGAACCTCCTTGTCTATGGGAAGCAGTATGGCAACATCTTCATCGGAGTGCAGCCCACTTTTGGCTATGAAGGTGACCCAATGCGGCTTCTGTTCTCAAAGTCTGCCAGCCCTCACCATGGGTTTGCAGCATACTACACTTTTGTTGAGAAGATCTTCAAGGCAGATGCTGTTCTGCACTTCGGCACACACGGGTCCCTTGAGTTCATGCCCGGGAAACAAGTTGGAATGAGTGATGCATGCTTCCCTGATAGTCTGATTGGTAACATCCCCAACATCTACTACTATGCAGCAAACAACCCTTCAGAGGCAACAGTGGCCAAGCGTCGAAGCTATGCAAACACTATAAGCTACCTGACACCACCAGCTGAGAATGCCGGTCTGTACAAGGGGCTGAAGCAGCTGTCAGAGCTCATCGCCTCTTACCAGTCTCTCAAGGACACGGGCCGTGGCAACCAGATTGTGAGCTCAATCATCAGCACTGCAAAACAGTGTAACCTGGACAAGgatgttgacttgcccgatgaaggCGAGGAGCTCCCAGCCAATGAGCGTGACCTCGTCGTCGGGAAGGTGTATGGAAAGCTCATGGAGATAGAGTCACGGCTACTGCCATGTGGTCTGCATGTGATAGGTGAGCCACCAACTGCCGTCGAAGCTGTGGCCACATTGGTGAACATAGCTGCCCTTGACCGCCCAGAGGAGAACATATTCTCGCTGCCCGGCATTCTTGCTGCGACGGTGGGCAGGACCATTGAAGATGTCTACAGGGGTAGCGACAAGGGCATACTGGCTGATGTTGAACTCCTGAAGCAGATCACTGAAGCTTCACGAGGTGCCGTAGGTGCCTTTGTTGAGAAGACCACAAACAGCAAAGGGCAAGTTGTTGATGTTACAAACAAACTCAGTTCCATCCTTGGCTTTAGTCTCTCAGAGCCATGGGTGGAGTACCTGTCCCAAACCAAGTTCATCAGGGCGGACAGAGATAAGCTGAGGACCTTGTTTGGATTCTTGGGAGAGTGCCTGAAGCTGATTGTGGCAGACAATGAGCTGGGAGCCTTGAAGACTGCCCTTGAGGGAAGCTATGTTGAGCCTGGCCCTGGTGGTGATCCCATCCGTAACCCAAAGGTTCTCCCAACAGGGAAGAACATCCATGCTCTCGACCCGCAGTCTATCCCGACTGCAGCTGCCATGAAGAGTGCCAAGATTGTTGTGGAACGTCTGCTGGAGCGGCAAAAGGCTGACAATGGTGGCAAGTATCCTGAGACAATTGCACTTGTCTTGTGGGGCACCGACAACATCAAGACCTACGGCGAGTCGCTGGCCCAGGTGATGTGGATGCTTGGTGTGGAGCCGGTTACTGATGGGCTTGGCCGTGTCAACCGTGTGGAGCCCGTCAGCATTGAGGAGCTTGGACGCCCTAGGATTGATGTCGTCGTCAACTGCTCGGGTGTGTTCAGAGATCTTTTCATCAACCAG ATGAATCTGCTGGACCGGGCAGTAAAGATGGTTGCTGAACTAGATGAGCCAATTGAGATGAACTATGTGCGCAAGCATGCCCAGGAGCAGGCAGAGGAGCTCGGTGTCTCGGTAAGAGAGGCGGCAACAAGGATCTTCTCAAATGCATCAGGCTCTTATTCGTCGAATGTGAACTTAGCAGTGGAGAATGCATCATGGACAGAtgagaagcagctccaggacatgTACCTGAGCCGCAAATCTTTTGCATTCGACAGTGATGCTCCAGGGGTAGGCATGCTAGAGAAACGCAAGACGTTTGAGCTTGCTCTAGCAACAGCAGATGCCACATTCCAAAACCTGGACTCCTCGGAGATCTCACTGACAGATGTCAGCCACTACTTCGACTCAGACCCGACGAAGCTGGTGCAAGGGCTGCGGAAGGATGGGCGGGCACCTTCATCGTACATAGCAGACACAACCACAGCAAATGCACAGGTGCGGACATTGTCGGAGACGGTGCGTCTTGATGCAAGGACAAAGCTACTGAACCCTAGGTGGTACGAGGGGATGATGAAGAGTGGCTATGAGGGAGTTAGAGAGATCGAGAAGCGGCTGACGAATACTGTTGGATGGAGTGCAACATCCGGGCAGGTGGACAACTGGGTTTACGAGGAAGCAAACACCACATTCATCGAAGATGAAGAGATGAGGAAGAGGCTGATGGACACAAATCCCAATTCGTTCAGGAAGCTGCTTCAAACCTTCCTAGAAGCAAATGGCAGAGGCTACTGGGAGACATCAGAGGATAACTTGGAAAGGCTCAGGGAGCTCTACTCGGAGGTTGAAGACAAGATCGAAGGAATTGACCGGTGA
- the LOC123187683 gene encoding probable glycosyltransferase STELLO1: MPPPAAPVATTGSRRAVYLLLAALAAAPFLLLLFFNGGASPSALCRSSPAPRRIPYPSVLWSRVPPLPGLPSSPLPDLRASHWIVFSASPHHQRHRPLAAAPGWQLLAVADEATPPGWSHPGAALLTLADQARLGFRSVEFLPARGHARKAAAYLFAVQRGARVVYDADARNAVTGNNLTRHFDVDLDQRQGGGSVLLQYSHADPNRTVVNPYVHFGQPSVWPRGLPLEKAGEVGAEEFYTMVYGGGQFIQQGLCNGLPDVDAVFYLTRKSLEMEAFDVHFDADAPKVALPQGVMAPVNSLNTMFHAPAFWGLALPVSVSPMASDVIRGYWAQRILWEIGGQLVVYPPTVHRTDNVHAHPFDEEKDIHVNVGRLINFLMEWRSTKPTLFERILDLSYAMTEEGFWWEKDLHFMAAWLQDLVAVGYRQPRLMSLEIDRPRAAIGHGDKQEFVPKKLPSVHLGVEEIGEVSTEIGNLIKWRKHFGDVVLIVHCTGPVDRTTLEWRLLYGRIFRAVVILSEHGNSDLAVESSNFAHAYKYLPKVFDRFAGAEGFVFLQDHMVLNYWNLLDADKSKLWITNKVKESWSDVPLPGNNNEWFMNQGNMVKKAVDSFPVHHQANYKRSIGEDKIIHCSSEIFYIPRRYTGDFSYLVKVIGNLDIHHTIGVPMLFLAMDVPSNFEPKALGKLAYRTNLPSDTTFSAIYTPEAHAVYPMKVENEIDFVKLIRVMASGDPFLLELV, from the exons atgccgccgcccgccgcccccgtcgccaccaCCGGCTCCAGGCGCGCCGTCTACCTCCTCCTCGCAGCGCTCGCggcggcccccttcctcctcctcctcttcttcaacgGCGGCGCCTCCCCGTCCGCGCTCTGCCGCTCCTCCCCCGCCCCCCGCCGCATCCCGTACCCGTCCGTCCTCTGGTCCCGCGTGCCGCCCCTCCCGGGGCTCCCCTCCTCCCCGCTCCCCGACCTCCGCGCCTCCCACTGGATCGTCTTCTCCGCGTCGCCCCACCACCAGCGCCACCGCCCGCTGGCCGCCGCCCCCGGCTGGCAGCTCCTCGCCGTCGCGGACGAGGCCACCCCGCCCGGCTGGTCCCACCCGGGCGCCGCGCTGCTCACCCTCGCCGACCAGGCCCGCCTCGGCTTCCGCTCCGTCGAGTTCCTCCCCGCCCGCGGCCACGCCCGCAAGGCCGCCGCGTACCTCTTCGCCGTGCAGCGCGGCGCGCGCGTCGTCTACGACGCCGACGCCCGCAACGCCGTGACCGGCAACAACCTCACCAGGCACTTCGATGTCGATCTGGACCAGCGCCAGGGGGGCGGCTCCGTTCTGCTGCAGTACAGCCACGCCGATCCCAACCGCACGGTGGTGAACCCGTACGTGCACTTCGGGCAGCCGTCGGTCTGGCCGCGGGGGCTGCCGCTGGAGAAGGCCGGGGAGGTGGGCGCCGAGGAATTCTACACGATGGTGTACGGCGGTGGGCAGTTCATACAGCAGGGGCTGTGCAATGGCCTTCCAGATGTTGACGCCGTGTTCTACCTCACACGAAAGTCACTGGAAATGGAGGCTTTCGATGTCCATTTTGATGCAGACGCACCCAAGGTCGCGTTGCCACAGGGCGTGATGGCGCCAGTCAACTCGCTCAACACAATGTTCCATGCACCGGCGTTCTGGGGTCTGGCATTGCCGGTCTCGGTGAGTCCGATGGCGTCCGATGTTATCCGTGGGTATTGGGCGCAGAGGATACTATGGGAGATTGGGGGCCAACTAGTTGTGTACCCACCGACTGTGCATCGCACTGATAATGTGCATGCTCATCCATTCGACGAGGAGAAGGATATCCATGTCAATGTAGGGAGGCTGATAAATTTCCTGATGGAGTGGCGGTCGACGAAACCGACACTCTTTGAGCGGATTCTTGATCTGAGCTATGCGATGACGGAGGAGGGTTTCTGGTGGGAGAAGGATTTGCATTTCATGGCTGCGTGGCTGCAAGATCTGGTCGCTGTCGGGTACAGGCAGCCAAGGTTGATGTCATTGGAGATCGACCGCCCGAGAGCGGCCATTGGTCATGGGGATAAGCAGGAGTTTGTCCCCAAGAAGCTGCCTTCTGTCCATCTTGGGGTGGAGGAGATTGGGGAAGTAAGCACTGAGATTGGCAATCTCATAAAATGGAGGAAGCACTTTGGTGATGTTGTGCTTATAGTGCATTGCACCGGACCTGTGGACCGGACTACACTAGAGTGGAGGCTTCTTTATGGCCGGATATTCCGGGCAGTGGTTATTCTTTCAGAGCATGGCAATTCAGATCTTGCTGTCGAATCCAGCAACTTTGCACATGCATACAA GTACTTGCCCAAGGTGTTTGATCGGTTTGCAGGCGCTGAAGGATTTGTATTCCTTCAGGATCATATGGTCCTAAATTATTGGAACCTATTGGATGCTGATAAATCCAAGCTCTGGATAACCAACAAG GTGAAGGAATCATGGTCCGATGTCCCTCTACCGGGAAATAACAATGAATGGTTTATGAACCAAGGAAATATGGTAAAAAAGGCGGTTGACAGTTTTCCAGTTCACCATCAAGCCAATTACAAAAGAAGCATAGGTGAAGATAAGATAATTCATTGCAGCAGTGAGATATTCTACATACCTCGACGGTACACCGGTGACTTCTCCTACCTCGTTAAAGTTATCGGAAACCTAGACATCCATCACACCATTGGAGTCCCCATGTTGTTCCTTGCAATGGATGTACCGAGCAATTTTGAACCCAAAGCTTTGGGAAAACTTGCTTATCGGACAAACTTGCCATCAGATACCACTTTCTCGGCGATATATACTCCTGAAGCACATGCTGTGTACCCTATGAAGGTTGAGAATGAAATTGATTTTGTAAAACTAATCAGAGTCATGGCTTCAGGAGATCCTTTTCTTCTGGAGTTGGTCTGA
- the LOC123187685 gene encoding uncharacterized protein isoform X1, translated as MSASLNPRRAARLPTRALHALKFQNGTATATILPQNFSTIPQQNPAPPLPPLPHHHGLPPCRRHESGPRHRVPRRGLPHPRRRRPRRRAALPRRLPARAAPPHPQVTANPPYRCWFLVSARTRFPFRAGRSPPRARLRNCSDELPSYSGSSSSYSVTSARSCVSDAARRSRPIDPLRVLAVIASLRRVDPKVLAQATSKLFQGEPAKRRKGIWIEISNCEEGEESERGSVVASEGSTITGAASSRSTATSGRCRRPPLASGGGDALLRRADSIMKWLSRPKAGPATETAIRAAVGDNAVTSKALRWLLKQKRGLRRAGTGGRPDPYVYMIAG; from the exons atgtcagcctcccTGAACCCCCGCCGCGCCGCACGCCTCCCTACACGGGCGCTACACGCTTTGAAATTTCAAAATGGCACCGCTACTGCTACCATCCTCCCCCAAAACTTCTCAACAATTCCCCAACAAAATCCAGCACCGCCACTGCCTCCTCTCCCACATCACCACGGCCTGCCCCCTTGCCGGCGACATGAGAGCGGCCCCCGCCACCGCGTCCCGCGCCGCGGCCTTCCCCACCCCCGCCGACGTCGCCCTCGCCGGCGCGCTGCTCTGCCTCGCCGACTCCCCGCCCGCGCCGCTCCTCCCCACCCTCAGGTAACCGCGAATCCGCCGTACCGCTGCTGGTTTCTGGTTTCTGCCCGCACCCGCTTCCCGTTCCGCGCGGGGCGCTCACCGCCGCGTGCGCGTCTCCGCAATTGCAGCGACGAGCTCCCCTCCtactccggctcctcctcctcctactccgtCACCTCGGCAAGGTCGTGCGTGTCCGACGCGGCGCGCCGCAGCCGCCCCATCGACCCCCTCCGCGTGCTCGCCGTCATCGCCTCCCTCCGCCGCGTCGACCCCAAG GTGCTGGCGCAGGCGACCAGCAAGCTGTTCCAGGGCGAGCCGGCGAAGAGGCGGAAGGGAATTTGGATCGAGATCAGCaactgcgaggagggggaggagagcgAGAGGGGCAGCGTGGTGGCCAGCGAGGGGAGCACCATCACGGGAGCCGCGTCCTCCCGGTCCACGGCCACGTCGGGGAGATGCCGCCGACCTCCGCTGGCGAGCGGTGGTGGTGACGCTCTGCTGCGGAGAGCGGACTCGATCATGAAGTGGCTCTCACGGCCGAAGGCTGGGCCGGCCACGGAGACGGCCATCCGCGCCGCCGTCGGCGACAACGCTGTGACCAGCAAGGCTCTGCGCTG GTTGCTGAAGCAGAAGAGAGGGTTGCGTCGTGCAGGCACTGGTGGCCGCCCGGATCCGTATGTGTACATG ATTGCAGGCTGA
- the LOC123187685 gene encoding uncharacterized protein isoform X2: protein MAPLLLPSSPKTSQQFPNKIQHRHCLLSHITTACPLAGDMRAAPATASRAAAFPTPADVALAGALLCLADSPPAPLLPTLSDELPSYSGSSSSYSVTSARSCVSDAARRSRPIDPLRVLAVIASLRRVDPKVLAQATSKLFQGEPAKRRKGIWIEISNCEEGEESERGSVVASEGSTITGAASSRSTATSGRCRRPPLASGGGDALLRRADSIMKWLSRPKAGPATETAIRAAVGDNAVTSKALRWLLKQKRGLRRAGTGGRPDPYVYMIAG, encoded by the exons ATGGCACCGCTACTGCTACCATCCTCCCCCAAAACTTCTCAACAATTCCCCAACAAAATCCAGCACCGCCACTGCCTCCTCTCCCACATCACCACGGCCTGCCCCCTTGCCGGCGACATGAGAGCGGCCCCCGCCACCGCGTCCCGCGCCGCGGCCTTCCCCACCCCCGCCGACGTCGCCCTCGCCGGCGCGCTGCTCTGCCTCGCCGACTCCCCGCCCGCGCCGCTCCTCCCCACCCTCAG CGACGAGCTCCCCTCCtactccggctcctcctcctcctactccgtCACCTCGGCAAGGTCGTGCGTGTCCGACGCGGCGCGCCGCAGCCGCCCCATCGACCCCCTCCGCGTGCTCGCCGTCATCGCCTCCCTCCGCCGCGTCGACCCCAAG GTGCTGGCGCAGGCGACCAGCAAGCTGTTCCAGGGCGAGCCGGCGAAGAGGCGGAAGGGAATTTGGATCGAGATCAGCaactgcgaggagggggaggagagcgAGAGGGGCAGCGTGGTGGCCAGCGAGGGGAGCACCATCACGGGAGCCGCGTCCTCCCGGTCCACGGCCACGTCGGGGAGATGCCGCCGACCTCCGCTGGCGAGCGGTGGTGGTGACGCTCTGCTGCGGAGAGCGGACTCGATCATGAAGTGGCTCTCACGGCCGAAGGCTGGGCCGGCCACGGAGACGGCCATCCGCGCCGCCGTCGGCGACAACGCTGTGACCAGCAAGGCTCTGCGCTG GTTGCTGAAGCAGAAGAGAGGGTTGCGTCGTGCAGGCACTGGTGGCCGCCCGGATCCGTATGTGTACATG ATTGCAGGCTGA
- the LOC123187684 gene encoding beta-glucosidase 26: MRTSAALLLLVVLAVVAAHLLPLAQCDGPNPEIRNTGGLSRQGFPAGFVFGTAASAYQVEGMARQGGRGPSIWDAFAAIPGTIAGNGSADVTVDEYHRYKEDVGIMKDMGFDAYRFSISWSRIFPDGTGKVNQEGVDYYNRLIDYMLQQGIAPYANLYHYDLPLALHQQYLGWLSPKIVGAFADYAEFCFKVFGDRVKNWFTFNEPRVVAALGYDNGLHAPGRCTKCPAGGDSRTEPYIATHNIILSHAAAVQLYREKYQPHQKGRIGILLDFVWYEPHSDSNADQAAAQRARDFHIGWFLDPITNGCYPSSMLKIVGNRLPGFSADEARMVKGSIDYVGINQYTSYYMKDPGAWNQTPVSYQDDWHVGFVYERNGVPIGPRANSDWLYIVPWGMNKAVTYVKERYGNPTMILSENGMDQPGNVSIADGVHDTIRIRYYRDYITELKKAIDNGARVVGYFAWSLLDNFEWRLGYTARFGIVYVDFNTLKRYPKDSALWFKNMLSEKKRS, from the exons ATGAGGACCTCCGCGGCACTGCTGCTGCTGGTAGTGCTAGCGGTAGTGGCCGCTCACCTGCTGCCGCTGGCGCAATGCGACGGGCCCAACCCGGAGATCCGCAACACCGGCGGGCTGAGCCGGCAGGGCTTCCCGGCGGGGTTCGTGTTCGGGACGGCCGCGTCGGCGTACCAGGTGGAGGGCATGGCGAGGCAGGGCGGGCGCGGGCCCAGCATCTGGGACGCCTTCGCGGCCATACCGGGGACCATCGCCGGCAATGGCTCCGCCGACGTGACGGTCGACGAGTACCATAGGTACAAG GAGGATGTGGGCATAATGAAGGACATGGGATTCGACGCGTACCGGTTCTCGATCTCCTGGTCCAGGATTTTCCCAG ATGGGACTGGGAAGGTGAACCAAGAAGGAGTGGACTACTACAACAGGCTCATAGACTACATGCTCCAGCAAG GCATCGCCCCGTATGCAAACCTCTACCACTATGACCTCCCGCTGGCGCTCCACCAGCAGTACCTAGGCTGGCTGAGCCCAAAGATTGT GGGCGCGTTTGCGGACTATGCCGAGTTCTGCTTCAAGGTGTTCGGAGACAGGGTGAAGAACTGGTTCACCTTCAACGAGCCGAGGGTCGTCGCCGCGCTGGGGTACGACAATGGCCTCCATGCGCCGGGGAGGTGCACCAAGTGCCCTGCAGGAGGCGACTCCAGGACGGAGCCGTACATTGCCACGCACAATATCATCCTTTCGCACGCCGCAGCGGTGCAGCTATACCGTGAGAAGTATCAG CCTCACCAAAAGGGGAGGATTGGAATTCTCTTGGATTTCGTGTGGTACGAACCTCACAGCGACAGCAATGCGGATCAAGCTGCGGCGCAGAGGGCAAGGGACTTCCACATTGGATG GTTCCTTGACCCCATAACCAATGGATGCTATCCATCGTCGATGCTCAAGATTGTCGGGAACAGGTTGCCGGGCTTCAGTGCCGACGAGGCCAGGATGGTGAAAGGCTCCATTGACTATGTTGGTATCAACCAATACACTTCTTACTACATGAAGGACCCTGGGGCGTGGAACCAGACGCCGGTCAGTTACCAGGATGATTGGCATGTTGGATTTGTCT ATGAACGAAATGGTGTGCCTATTGGACCTCGT GCAAACTCCGACTGGCTTTACATTGTGCCATGGGGAATGAACAAGGCTGTGACCTATGTTAAAGAAAGATATGGAAATCCTACGATGATACTTTCTGAAAACG GAATGGACCAGCCGGGCAACGTCAGCATCGCTGACGGTGTTCACGACACAATCAGGATCCGGTACTACAGAGACTACATAACCGAGCTCAAGAAGGCGATAGACAATGGCGCCCGAGTGGTTGGATACTTTGCTTGGTCTCTGCTTGACAACTTCGAGTGGAGACTCGGCTACACTGCCCGTTTCGGCATCGTCTACGTGGACTTCAATACTCTGAAGAGGTACCCCAAGGACTCAGCCTTGTGGTTCAAGAACATGCTCTCTGAGAAGAAGAGGAGCTAG